One window from the genome of Spiractinospora alimapuensis encodes:
- a CDS encoding SpoIIE family protein phosphatase — translation MPHPKVAHREFPATPETVGTVREFTRGVLRDWERDAVIEDATLLVSELTTNAVLHAGTPVEVTVRDLTDVVEIAVADRLPERPVPQAGPLDVDTSPSTDSTRNGGMGLGLVAAIAQSWGVSYSGDRKAVWIRVAEVPTTGGTGSTLLLPPATEQQTEPRRRPDPWGALDSALAERLALDELLERTVEVARGVLAGDAAYIALATTDETLWEVRSAVGLAYPLLPFTSRTEETFPSAAPGPGPLINDDVMLARAHRGMLASAGMRSLVTAPLIVEGRITGLIGVASSSPGRFSKSAASVLQQGADRIALPVERARLAQVELARRASLSFLAEASDLLAGTLDERMTAALTAQLITSRLGAWCGVFTTTETNNLRLVYAAHADEEYTDALRLLLEALPPHEQEHPQRLWDDADLSAAGLRQELAKEIADGPAVCLPLLARGRRLGLLAIGQRPGADFGQGDIDVTDDFARRVSSALENARLYSNQTSMSEALQRSLLPAQRPDIPGVDYAVFYQPAGERTVVGGDFYDVFAADNRWCFAVGDVCGTGPEAASITGLARHTLRALAREGFSPAHIMHRLNLAILDENPSTRFLTMLYGELTAARRPEEGMRLRMVSAGHPLPLRLRPSGDVESIGSSQPLLGAFEDVDFFTEAVEIHPKDVVLAVTDGVTERRNGDDMLGDEGLTKIFNTCSGLTAQAVIARIERELMAFAPGGHTDDTAMLVLRFL, via the coding sequence ATGCCACACCCGAAAGTCGCCCACCGGGAGTTCCCCGCCACCCCCGAGACCGTGGGCACCGTGCGGGAGTTCACCCGCGGAGTTCTGCGGGACTGGGAGCGAGACGCGGTCATCGAGGACGCGACGCTCCTCGTCAGCGAACTCACGACCAATGCTGTCCTGCACGCGGGAACCCCCGTCGAGGTGACGGTGCGTGACCTGACCGACGTCGTGGAGATCGCCGTCGCGGACCGGCTGCCGGAACGCCCGGTTCCTCAGGCCGGGCCGCTGGACGTCGACACCTCGCCCTCCACCGACTCCACCCGTAACGGTGGCATGGGTCTGGGACTCGTCGCCGCCATCGCCCAGAGCTGGGGCGTGAGCTACTCCGGCGACCGCAAGGCGGTGTGGATCCGGGTGGCCGAGGTGCCGACGACCGGTGGGACGGGATCGACGCTGCTGCTGCCGCCGGCGACCGAACAACAGACCGAGCCCCGTCGACGCCCCGACCCCTGGGGTGCGCTGGACTCCGCCCTCGCCGAACGCCTGGCCCTGGACGAGCTCCTGGAACGCACGGTCGAGGTCGCCCGCGGCGTCCTGGCTGGCGACGCCGCCTACATCGCGCTGGCGACCACGGACGAGACCCTGTGGGAGGTGCGGTCCGCGGTGGGCCTCGCCTACCCGCTGCTGCCTTTCACGAGTCGGACCGAGGAAACCTTCCCGTCCGCCGCTCCCGGCCCCGGACCGTTGATCAACGACGACGTGATGCTGGCCCGGGCACATCGTGGGATGCTCGCCAGCGCGGGAATGCGCTCGCTGGTCACCGCTCCGCTCATCGTCGAGGGCCGGATCACCGGCCTGATCGGTGTCGCCTCCTCCAGTCCCGGCCGTTTCAGCAAGTCCGCGGCGAGTGTGCTGCAGCAGGGCGCGGACCGGATCGCGCTGCCGGTCGAACGCGCGCGTCTGGCCCAGGTCGAGCTGGCGCGGCGCGCCAGCCTGAGCTTCCTGGCCGAGGCCAGCGACCTCCTGGCCGGCACGCTGGACGAGCGCATGACCGCGGCCCTGACGGCGCAGCTCATCACGTCGCGACTGGGCGCGTGGTGCGGCGTGTTCACCACGACCGAGACCAACAACCTGCGACTCGTGTACGCGGCACACGCCGACGAGGAGTACACCGACGCGTTGCGCCTGTTGTTGGAGGCGCTCCCGCCGCACGAGCAGGAGCATCCGCAGCGCCTCTGGGACGACGCCGACCTCAGCGCGGCCGGTCTGCGCCAGGAACTCGCCAAGGAGATCGCCGACGGCCCGGCCGTGTGCCTGCCGTTGCTGGCCCGTGGTCGACGGCTGGGTCTGCTGGCCATCGGGCAACGCCCGGGCGCGGACTTCGGCCAGGGCGACATCGACGTCACCGACGACTTCGCCCGCCGGGTGTCCTCGGCGCTGGAGAACGCGCGTCTGTACTCCAACCAGACGTCGATGAGCGAGGCGCTGCAGCGCAGCCTCCTTCCAGCACAGCGTCCCGACATCCCGGGCGTGGACTACGCGGTCTTCTACCAGCCCGCCGGTGAGCGCACCGTCGTCGGTGGCGACTTCTACGACGTGTTCGCGGCCGACAACCGCTGGTGTTTCGCCGTGGGTGACGTCTGCGGCACCGGGCCGGAGGCGGCCTCCATCACGGGCCTGGCTCGGCACACCCTGCGTGCCCTCGCCCGGGAGGGCTTCTCGCCCGCCCACATCATGCACCGGCTCAATCTCGCGATCCTCGACGAGAACCCGTCCACCCGGTTCCTGACCATGCTCTACGGCGAGCTCACGGCGGCCCGCCGGCCGGAGGAGGGCATGCGGCTGCGTATGGTCTCGGCCGGTCATCCGCTGCCCCTGCGTCTGCGGCCCTCGGGGGACGTGGAGTCGATCGGGAGTTCCCAGCCGCTGCTGGGTGCCTTCGAGGACGTGGACTTCTTCACCGAGGCCGTGGAGATCCATCCCAAGGACGTGGTGTTGGCGGTGACCGACGGGGTGACCGAACGCCGCAACGGGGACGACATGTTGGGTGACGAGGGCCTGACCAAGATCTTCAACACCTGCTCCGGCCTGACGGCGCAGGCGGTCATCGCCCGGATCGAACGCGAGCTGATGGCGTTCGCCCCGGGCGGCCACACCGACGACACCGCCATGTTGGTCCTCCGGTTCCTCTGA
- a CDS encoding HAMP domain-containing protein, giving the protein MAKTTRPGTREPERLLNVLRAMRDGDFSVRLEPAAEGTQAEIATVLNQVLDNWQHLSDELQRVSGAVCTEGRLHEQVSVEQTRGAWGRNVRAINRILEQVNEPVSSVAEVLDAVADGDLEQRVDLNSRTGPLHGDLLRLASSVNRMADQMSGFTGEVTRVAREVGTEGKLGGRARVEGVSGAWRDVTEAVNGMAGRLTDQVRDISRVTTAVAEGDLTRKVIVDVQGEMLSLKNTVNTMVDQLDSFADEVTRVAREVGTEGKLGGRANVKGVSGIWKDLTNNVNSMADNLTDQVRDIAQVTTAVARGDLTRKVTVDVQGEMLSLKNTVNTMVDQLDSFADEVTRVAREVGTEGKLGGRANVKGASGIWKDLTDNVNSMANSLTTQVRNISQVTTAVARGDLTKKITVDAHGEILEVKDTVNTMVDQLSAFADEVTRVAREVGTEGQLGGQATVPGVSGVWKGLTDNVNSMADNLTRQVRQISVVTTAAARGDLTKKITVDARGEILELKETINTMVDQLSAFAAEVTRVAREVGTEGQLGGRANVMGVSGIWKDLTENVNSMSHNLTTQVRNISQVTTAVARGDLTKKITVDAHGEILEVKDTVNTMVDQLSAFADEVTRVAREVGSEGQLGGQARVEGVSGTWKQLTDRVNELAGNLTTQVRAIGDVASAVTRGDLTQSITVEARGELSKLRDNINLMVSNLRASTNAQQDEDWLKSHLARISGMVQGHRDLHELARLIMSEVTPLVEAQYGACYLLDGDGEESYRLYAGYGYRPKKSQRRITPGDGLAGQVIAQRQELLLHQVPGDYVRIESGVGDSPPLSLAIFPIVSEGRVLGALELASFTEFRPIHLNFLRQLVDLIGATISSILANVRTEYLLAQSQQLATELQERTNELQRQQEELREKNTELHAQAGQLANRNRAIELQNRQIERARQSLEERARQLHASYKYKSEFLANMSHELRTPLNSLLILARLLADNPEGNLTSKQVEFSRTIHKAGTDLLQQIDGILDLSKVEAGRMEVNPGEVSIPQLVEYVEASFRALANEKGLAFTIEVSREIPQELWTDEQRLKQVVRNLLSNALKFTSSGEVRLRIHPASELADMDVAASVPSDEAVAFSVVDTGPGIPPEQLQLIFEAFHQGDGGTSRRFGGTGLGLSISRNLARLLGGEVSVASTVATGSTFTLVLPVHLPDELAEQDGERTGEAVAVDAEFPTTGLLSESLLPSSGEVPDTPLTGPTPQLKSEPSTMIASASTASPERDGVLRGKRVLIVDDDIRNVFALTSALEAHGLRVLYAENGATGIAKLEANDDIALVLMDIMMPELDGDETTRRIREMPQFADLPIITLTAKAMRGDRERSLEHGASDYVTKPINLDHLLDVMRAWLDPSWDAEQN; this is encoded by the coding sequence GTGGCCAAGACGACGAGGCCCGGGACGCGGGAGCCGGAGAGGCTTCTGAACGTGCTGCGTGCCATGCGCGACGGCGACTTCAGCGTTCGGCTGGAGCCCGCCGCGGAGGGCACGCAGGCGGAGATCGCGACGGTGTTGAACCAGGTGCTGGACAACTGGCAGCACCTCAGCGACGAGCTGCAACGCGTCAGCGGAGCCGTCTGTACCGAGGGCCGCCTGCACGAGCAGGTCTCGGTGGAGCAGACGCGCGGCGCGTGGGGCCGCAACGTGCGTGCGATCAACCGGATCCTGGAGCAGGTCAACGAACCGGTGTCCTCCGTCGCGGAGGTTCTGGACGCGGTGGCCGACGGCGACCTGGAGCAACGGGTCGACCTGAACAGCCGGACCGGTCCCCTGCACGGTGACCTCCTCCGGCTCGCGAGCTCCGTGAACCGGATGGCGGACCAGATGTCAGGGTTCACCGGCGAGGTGACCCGCGTGGCCCGTGAAGTGGGTACCGAGGGCAAGTTGGGCGGGCGGGCCCGCGTGGAGGGCGTCTCCGGCGCGTGGCGCGACGTGACCGAAGCGGTCAACGGTATGGCCGGACGGCTCACCGACCAGGTACGCGACATCTCCCGCGTCACCACGGCGGTGGCCGAGGGTGACCTGACCCGTAAGGTCATCGTCGACGTTCAGGGCGAGATGTTGTCGCTGAAGAACACCGTGAACACGATGGTGGACCAGCTCGACTCCTTCGCCGACGAGGTCACCCGCGTGGCCCGTGAAGTGGGTACCGAGGGCAAGCTGGGCGGGCGCGCCAACGTCAAGGGCGTGTCGGGCATCTGGAAGGACCTGACGAACAACGTCAACTCCATGGCCGACAACCTCACCGACCAAGTGCGGGATATCGCACAGGTGACGACCGCGGTCGCCAGGGGCGACCTGACCCGCAAGGTCACGGTGGACGTTCAGGGCGAGATGTTGTCGCTGAAGAACACCGTGAACACGATGGTGGACCAGCTCGACTCCTTCGCCGACGAGGTCACCCGGGTCGCCCGCGAGGTGGGTACCGAGGGCAAGCTCGGTGGCCGCGCCAACGTCAAGGGCGCGTCGGGCATCTGGAAGGACCTCACCGACAACGTCAACTCCATGGCGAACAGTCTCACCACGCAGGTGCGCAACATCTCGCAGGTGACGACCGCTGTCGCCCGCGGTGACCTGACGAAGAAGATCACCGTTGACGCGCACGGCGAGATCCTGGAAGTGAAGGACACCGTGAACACGATGGTGGACCAGTTGTCGGCGTTCGCCGACGAGGTCACCCGGGTGGCGCGGGAAGTGGGTACCGAGGGCCAGCTCGGCGGCCAGGCGACGGTGCCGGGCGTGTCGGGTGTCTGGAAGGGCCTCACCGACAACGTCAACTCCATGGCCGACAACCTGACCCGCCAGGTGCGCCAGATCTCCGTGGTCACCACCGCGGCGGCGCGCGGCGACCTCACCAAGAAGATCACGGTCGACGCACGGGGCGAGATCCTGGAGCTCAAGGAGACCATCAACACGATGGTCGACCAGCTCTCCGCATTCGCGGCCGAGGTCACGCGCGTCGCGCGTGAGGTGGGTACCGAAGGCCAGCTCGGTGGCCGGGCGAACGTGATGGGCGTCTCGGGGATCTGGAAGGACCTCACCGAGAACGTCAACTCGATGTCGCACAACCTCACCACGCAGGTGCGCAACATCTCGCAGGTGACGACGGCCGTCGCTCGGGGTGACCTGACGAAGAAGATCACGGTGGACGCCCACGGTGAGATCCTGGAAGTGAAGGACACCGTGAACACGATGGTGGACCAGTTGTCGGCGTTCGCCGACGAGGTCACCCGGGTGGCACGGGAGGTCGGCAGCGAGGGGCAGCTCGGTGGCCAGGCACGGGTCGAGGGCGTCTCGGGCACGTGGAAGCAGTTGACGGACCGGGTGAACGAGCTCGCCGGCAACCTGACGACCCAGGTGCGGGCGATCGGCGACGTGGCCAGCGCCGTCACCCGGGGCGACCTCACCCAGTCGATCACGGTCGAGGCGCGCGGCGAGCTGAGCAAGCTCCGCGACAACATCAACCTGATGGTCTCCAACCTGCGGGCGTCGACCAACGCCCAGCAGGACGAGGACTGGCTGAAGAGCCACCTCGCCCGGATCTCCGGGATGGTCCAGGGGCATCGCGACCTCCACGAACTCGCGCGCCTCATCATGAGCGAGGTGACGCCGCTGGTGGAGGCCCAGTACGGCGCCTGCTACCTGCTGGACGGCGACGGTGAGGAGTCCTACCGGCTCTACGCCGGCTACGGCTACCGGCCCAAGAAGTCGCAGCGCCGGATCACTCCGGGCGACGGTCTCGCCGGGCAGGTCATCGCGCAGCGCCAGGAGCTGCTACTGCACCAGGTCCCCGGTGACTACGTGCGGATCGAGTCCGGGGTCGGGGACTCGCCGCCGCTGAGCCTCGCGATCTTCCCGATCGTCTCCGAGGGGCGTGTGTTGGGCGCGCTGGAGCTGGCGTCGTTCACGGAGTTCCGCCCCATCCACCTGAACTTCCTGCGTCAGCTCGTCGACCTCATCGGGGCGACGATCAGCAGCATCCTCGCCAATGTGCGCACCGAGTACCTGCTGGCACAGTCGCAGCAGCTCGCGACGGAGCTGCAGGAACGCACCAACGAGCTGCAGCGCCAGCAGGAGGAGCTGCGGGAGAAGAACACCGAGCTGCACGCGCAGGCCGGCCAGCTCGCCAACCGCAACCGCGCCATCGAACTGCAGAACCGGCAGATCGAACGCGCCCGACAGTCGTTGGAGGAACGGGCCCGGCAGTTGCACGCCTCCTACAAGTACAAGTCCGAGTTCCTGGCCAACATGTCCCACGAGCTGCGGACCCCGCTGAACAGCCTGTTGATCCTCGCCCGCCTGCTCGCGGACAACCCGGAGGGCAACCTCACCTCCAAGCAGGTCGAGTTCTCCCGCACCATCCACAAGGCGGGGACGGATCTCCTGCAACAGATCGACGGCATCCTCGACCTCTCCAAGGTCGAGGCGGGGCGCATGGAGGTGAACCCCGGCGAGGTCTCGATTCCACAACTCGTGGAGTACGTGGAGGCGTCGTTCCGAGCGCTGGCGAACGAGAAGGGCCTCGCCTTCACGATCGAGGTCTCCCGGGAGATCCCACAGGAACTGTGGACGGACGAGCAGCGCCTGAAGCAGGTCGTGCGCAACCTCCTGTCCAACGCGCTGAAGTTCACCTCCAGCGGCGAGGTCCGACTGCGGATCCACCCAGCGTCGGAGCTGGCGGACATGGACGTCGCCGCCTCCGTGCCGAGCGACGAGGCGGTGGCCTTCTCCGTGGTGGACACGGGACCGGGGATTCCACCGGAGCAGCTCCAGCTCATCTTCGAGGCGTTCCACCAGGGCGACGGCGGCACGTCGCGTCGCTTCGGCGGGACGGGATTGGGGCTGTCCATCAGTCGCAACCTCGCACGGCTGCTCGGCGGTGAGGTGAGCGTCGCGTCGACGGTCGCGACCGGCAGCACGTTCACCCTGGTCCTGCCCGTGCACCTGCCGGACGAGCTCGCCGAGCAGGATGGGGAGCGAACAGGAGAGGCTGTCGCGGTCGACGCCGAGTTCCCGACGACGGGACTGCTGAGCGAGTCGCTGCTCCCGTCGTCGGGCGAGGTGCCCGACACCCCGCTGACCGGACCCACGCCGCAGCTCAAGAGCGAACCAAGCACGATGATCGCCTCGGCGAGTACGGCCTCTCCGGAGCGCGACGGTGTGCTGCGGGGCAAACGCGTGCTCATCGTCGACGACGACATCCGCAACGTCTTCGCCCTGACCAGCGCACTGGAGGCGCACGGCCTGCGGGTGCTCTACGCGGAGAACGGCGCCACGGGAATCGCCAAGCTGGAGGCCAACGACGACATCGCGCTCGTGCTCATGGACATCATGATGCCGGAGCTCGACGGCGACGAGACCACGCGGCGGATCCGGGAAATGCCGCAGTTCGCTGACCTGCCGATCATCACGCTCACGGCGAAGGCGATGCGGGGCGATCGAGAGCGTAGCCTTGAGCACGGGGCGTCGGACTACGTCACAAAGCCCATCAACCTGGATCATCTGCTCGACGTGATGCGAGCGTGGTTGGATCCGTCGTGGGACGCCGAACAGAACTAG
- a CDS encoding response regulator, with product MQVNILLVDDREDNLTALEAILASLDQNLVRATSGEDALKALLERDFAVILLDVMMPGMDGFETAAHIKQRERTKDVPIIFLTGAGIDRHQVFRGYSSRSIDYLSKPFDPWVLRSKVEVFIELYQARQRLHEQAALLSSYVGDANESESGEGFASQLIRQVETVNAEVGTLRGQLGEAEPGVRRALRDLDAAVADLRSLVRILHEP from the coding sequence TTGCAGGTGAACATCCTCCTCGTCGACGACCGCGAGGACAATCTCACGGCACTGGAGGCCATCCTCGCCTCGCTCGACCAGAACCTGGTGCGGGCCACGTCCGGTGAGGATGCCCTGAAGGCGCTGTTGGAGCGGGACTTCGCGGTGATCCTCCTGGACGTCATGATGCCGGGCATGGACGGCTTCGAGACGGCCGCTCACATCAAGCAGCGTGAGCGCACCAAGGACGTACCGATCATCTTCCTGACCGGCGCGGGCATCGACCGGCACCAGGTGTTCCGGGGCTACTCCTCGCGGTCCATCGACTATCTCTCCAAACCGTTCGACCCATGGGTGCTGCGCTCGAAGGTCGAGGTGTTCATCGAGCTCTACCAGGCCCGCCAACGTCTCCACGAGCAGGCGGCACTGCTCAGCAGCTACGTCGGGGACGCCAACGAGAGCGAATCGGGCGAGGGGTTCGCCTCCCAGCTCATTCGACAGGTGGAGACGGTCAACGCCGAGGTGGGGACACTGCGCGGGCAACTCGGCGAGGCGGAGCCCGGTGTGCGCCGTGCGTTGCGGGACCTGGACGCCGCGGTCGCCGACCTGCGCAGTCTGGTCCGGATACTGCACGAACCCTGA
- a CDS encoding PP2C family protein-serine/threonine phosphatase: MGVEAETVTVTALTHRGAVRKSNQDAIVMGTLTVACADMLSPARCVLPVREPLILAVADGLGGHAAGEVASEHAVRRMAETGAQISDPELVGQLLKQVDSEIRDHAEQIQEFYGMGTTVAGILCTADTNYWFNVGDSRAYRVRGSRLEQLSMDDSPPLPPSEDGRPATTNFITQSLGGSGASAMEPHVGTDEATDADGWLVCSDGLSDLVSPDEMEQLLAAASSDEAAVRTLWQAAMDGSGRDNISILLIRRGR; encoded by the coding sequence ATGGGTGTTGAGGCGGAGACAGTCACGGTCACGGCTCTTACCCATAGAGGCGCCGTGCGAAAGAGCAACCAGGACGCCATCGTCATGGGCACGCTGACCGTGGCCTGCGCGGACATGCTGTCCCCGGCGCGGTGCGTCCTCCCGGTGCGCGAGCCGCTGATCCTCGCGGTCGCCGACGGTCTCGGCGGGCACGCTGCGGGCGAGGTCGCCTCGGAGCACGCGGTGCGCCGCATGGCCGAGACCGGCGCGCAGATCAGCGATCCGGAACTCGTCGGTCAGTTGCTGAAGCAGGTGGACTCCGAGATCCGCGACCACGCGGAGCAGATCCAGGAGTTCTACGGGATGGGGACCACGGTCGCCGGCATCCTCTGCACCGCGGACACCAACTACTGGTTCAACGTGGGCGACTCCCGGGCCTACCGGGTGCGCGGCAGCCGGCTGGAACAGTTGTCGATGGACGACTCCCCACCGCTTCCCCCGTCGGAGGACGGCCGCCCCGCGACGACGAACTTCATCACCCAGTCCCTGGGCGGGAGTGGCGCCTCGGCCATGGAGCCCCACGTCGGCACCGACGAGGCGACCGACGCCGACGGCTGGCTCGTGTGCAGTGACGGCCTGTCCGACCTCGTCTCCCCGGACGAGATGGAGCAACTGCTGGCCGCCGCGTCGAGCGACGAGGCCGCCGTACGGACGCTGTGGCAGGCGGCGATGGACGGGTCGGGGCGGGACAACATCAGTATTCTGCTGATCCGTCGCGGCCGTTAG
- a CDS encoding copper resistance CopC family protein yields the protein MSRSPRWALGAAVGLAAGGLLLATAGPASAHNVLVESTPQDGETLDSAPDQVELVFNEEVLEGGNGIVVTGPNGSTYEDGEVQTDTERAWIGLSPLDQAGDYTINYRIISADGHPLEDSLGFTLADEAVPSDEATDAQDPNGTTDDGSPEETDSEDPVADLAMPPWVAVVIAIAVVGIVVSILIRFMRSRGNSDA from the coding sequence GTGAGTCGCTCACCGCGCTGGGCGCTGGGCGCCGCCGTGGGCCTGGCCGCCGGTGGCCTTCTACTCGCCACGGCTGGCCCCGCCTCGGCGCACAACGTGCTGGTGGAGTCCACCCCGCAGGACGGGGAAACGTTGGACAGCGCACCGGACCAGGTGGAGCTCGTGTTCAACGAGGAGGTCCTGGAGGGCGGCAACGGCATCGTCGTCACCGGCCCCAACGGTTCCACCTACGAGGACGGCGAGGTCCAGACCGACACCGAGCGGGCGTGGATCGGCCTCTCCCCGCTGGACCAGGCCGGCGACTACACGATCAACTACCGGATCATCTCCGCCGACGGGCACCCGCTCGAGGACTCATTGGGCTTCACGCTCGCCGACGAGGCCGTCCCCTCGGACGAGGCGACCGACGCCCAGGACCCCAACGGAACGACCGACGACGGGTCACCCGAGGAGACCGACTCCGAGGACCCGGTGGCCGACCTCGCGATGCCGCCATGGGTCGCGGTCGTCATCGCCATCGCCGTGGTGGGGATCGTCGTCTCGATCCTGATCCGGTTCATGCGCTCACGGGGAAACTCCGACGCCTGA
- a CDS encoding copper resistance CopC family protein, with protein MSRSPRWALGAAVGLAAGGLLLATAGPASAHNVLVESTPQDGETLDSAPDQVELVFNEEVPV; from the coding sequence GTGAGTCGCTCACCGCGCTGGGCGCTGGGCGCCGCCGTGGGCCTGGCCGCCGGTGGCCTTCTACTCGCCACGGCTGGCCCCGCCTCGGCGCACAACGTGCTGGTGGAGTCCACCCCGCAGGACGGGGAAACGTTGGACAGCGCACCGGACCAGGTGGAGCTCGTGTTCAACGAGGAGGTCCCCGTCTAG
- a CDS encoding WhiB family transcriptional regulator has product MNRLYHDSEDWVNQGACRQYDPELFFPVSSTGIGGADTALAKAICRTCVVRQECLSWAVRAGESHGVWGGTTPEERRYLRTELAPAS; this is encoded by the coding sequence ATGAACCGCCTGTACCACGACAGTGAGGACTGGGTGAACCAGGGTGCGTGCCGGCAGTACGACCCCGAACTCTTCTTCCCCGTCAGCAGCACGGGGATCGGCGGCGCCGACACCGCTCTCGCCAAGGCGATCTGCCGAACCTGCGTCGTCCGCCAGGAGTGCCTGAGCTGGGCCGTCCGCGCTGGGGAGTCCCACGGCGTCTGGGGCGGCACCACCCCCGAGGAACGTCGCTACCTGCGCACCGAGTTGGCGCCGGCGAGCTGA
- the ectA gene encoding diaminobutyrate acetyltransferase has protein sequence METPRLEDGKALWALAASCGLDVNSPYAYTLWCRDFSETSVVSRDQTGEVRGFVTGYVRPRAADTYFLWQVGVDQHVRGHRLARRMLDHVGRICASLGVRYVEATVTPDNTASRALFASFARDNGCDPQWSALFEREHFPTESGGHEREELVRIGPLSAPLASS, from the coding sequence GTGGAGACGCCGCGGCTTGAGGACGGCAAGGCGCTGTGGGCCCTCGCCGCCTCATGCGGATTGGACGTGAACTCTCCCTATGCCTACACCCTCTGGTGTCGAGACTTCTCCGAGACCTCGGTGGTGTCCCGGGACCAGACGGGAGAGGTCCGCGGCTTCGTGACGGGCTACGTGCGGCCACGGGCCGCCGACACCTATTTCCTCTGGCAGGTGGGCGTTGACCAGCATGTTCGTGGTCACAGACTCGCCCGCCGGATGCTCGACCATGTCGGTCGGATCTGCGCCAGCCTCGGCGTTCGCTACGTCGAGGCCACGGTCACTCCGGACAACACCGCCTCCCGGGCACTCTTCGCGTCCTTCGCCCGGGACAACGGATGTGACCCACAGTGGAGCGCCCTCTTCGAGCGCGAGCACTTTCCGACCGAGTCAGGGGGGCACGAACGGGAGGAGCTGGTTCGCATCGGCCCTCTCTCCGCACCCCTGGCCAGCTCATGA
- the ectB gene encoding diaminobutyrate--2-oxoglutarate transaminase — translation MEIFERLESEVRSYCRGWPAVFTEARGSQIQDESGRSYLDFFAGAGTLNYGHNNPALKRKLIEYLERDGITHTLDAYSGAKAEFLGTFEETILAPRGLDYKVQFPGPSGNNAVEAALKLARKYTGRETVVSFTNAFHGMTLGALAVTGNSMKRGGAGVPLSHSATMPFDNYLDGQTPDFLWLRSLLEDSGSGLDKPAAVIVETVQGEGGVNVASTEWLRGLADLCREHDILLIADDIQMGCGRTGSFFSFEDAGIAPDIVTLSKSISGYGLPLALTLMRRELDVWEPGEHNGTFRGPNPSFVTATAALDTYWRDDQLQRETAAKGALVEERLKAIATAHGDVVADVRGRGLARGIVFERPEVAGAACSEAFQRGLLLETSGPEDEVVKLLPPLTTTNAELERGLDILGESVTAALASTLQPA, via the coding sequence ATGGAGATCTTCGAACGGCTGGAATCAGAAGTCCGCAGCTACTGTCGCGGTTGGCCAGCCGTCTTCACCGAGGCGCGCGGCAGCCAGATCCAGGATGAGTCGGGGCGTTCCTACCTTGACTTCTTCGCGGGGGCCGGGACCCTCAACTACGGACACAACAACCCGGCACTGAAACGAAAACTCATCGAGTACCTGGAGCGCGACGGGATCACCCACACCCTGGACGCCTACAGCGGCGCCAAGGCGGAGTTCCTGGGTACGTTCGAGGAGACGATCCTCGCGCCGCGCGGACTCGACTACAAGGTGCAGTTCCCGGGACCGTCCGGGAACAACGCGGTGGAGGCCGCGCTGAAGCTCGCCCGGAAGTACACGGGGCGCGAGACCGTCGTCAGCTTCACCAACGCCTTCCACGGCATGACCCTCGGTGCGCTGGCCGTGACCGGCAACTCCATGAAGCGTGGCGGCGCGGGTGTGCCCCTCAGCCACTCCGCGACGATGCCGTTCGACAACTACTTGGACGGTCAGACGCCTGACTTCCTGTGGCTGCGCAGCCTGCTGGAGGACAGCGGCAGCGGCCTGGACAAGCCGGCCGCCGTCATCGTGGAGACCGTCCAGGGTGAGGGAGGCGTCAACGTCGCCAGCACCGAGTGGCTGCGGGGGCTCGCCGATCTCTGCCGTGAGCACGACATCCTGCTCATCGCCGACGACATCCAGATGGGGTGTGGGCGCACCGGTTCGTTCTTCAGCTTCGAGGACGCCGGCATCGCGCCCGACATCGTGACGCTGTCCAAGTCGATCAGTGGGTACGGTCTGCCGCTGGCGTTGACCCTGATGCGCCGCGAGCTGGACGTCTGGGAGCCCGGAGAGCACAACGGCACCTTCCGGGGCCCCAACCCGTCGTTCGTCACGGCCACGGCCGCGCTGGACACCTACTGGCGGGACGACCAACTCCAGCGGGAGACGGCCGCGAAGGGGGCCCTGGTGGAGGAGCGCCTGAAAGCGATCGCCACCGCGCACGGTGACGTGGTCGCCGACGTGCGGGGACGGGGTCTGGCCCGCGGCATCGTCTTCGAACGCCCCGAGGTCGCCGGTGCGGCGTGCTCTGAGGCGTTCCAGCGTGGACTGCTGCTGGAGACCTCCGGTCCCGAGGACGAAGTGGTGAAGCTGCTGCCGCCGCTCACCACCACGAACGCGGAGCTGGAGCGCGGTCTGGACATCCTTGGCGAGTCCGTCACCGCGGCCCTCGCCAGCACGCTCCAACCGGCATAG